A section of the Oryzias latipes chromosome 10, ASM223467v1 genome encodes:
- the LOC101168965 gene encoding START domain-containing protein 10 has protein sequence MTRASILPDDEVFADFRRQCLSAENCWQSKYNKNDMQVWIENPPPNSAPKVHKIRCKMTIKDVSAATMYDVIHDGEYRKTWDPNMLDSFDIARLSDNADVGYYSWNCPKPLKNRDVVTLRSWQVKDDEYIIINFSVKHPKYPAQGNLVRAVSMLTGYYIKNTGPNSCTFIYLSQADPKGSLPKWVVNKASQVLAPRVLKSVHKAGQKYPEWKQQNKPNQKPWLHPEQSSLPTMNPAELSIQRADSLENVDETFKKDAQENEDSS, from the exons ATGACCCGAGCAAGTATTTTACCCGACGACGAGGTCTTTGCTGACTTCAGAAGGCAGTGTTTATCAGCCGAGAACTGCTGGCAGagcaaatacaacaaaaatgacatgCAGGTGTGGATCGAAAATCCACCTCCAAATAGTGCACCAAAGGTCCACAAAATCAGG tgtaaAATGACAATCAAAGACGTGTCTGCTGCAACCATGTATGATGTAATCCATGACGGCGAGTACAGGAAGACCTGGGATCCCAACATGTTGGACAGTTTCGACATTGCCAGGCTCTCTGACAATGCAGATGTGGGCTATTATTCAT GGAACTGTCCAAAGCCATTAAAAAACAGGGATGTTGTAACTCTGCGTTCCTGGCAGGTTAAGGATGACGAGTACATTATTATTAACTTCTCAGTCAAACATCCG AAATACCCCGCTCAAGGTAACCTGGTCAGGGCCGTGTCCATGTTGACCGGCTACTACATCAAGAACACTGGACCGAACAGCTgcacctttatctacctttcACAAGCTGATCCCAAAG GCTCTCTCCCAAAGTGGGTGGTCAACAAAGCGTCTCAGGTCCTTGCTCCACGG GTCCTGAAGAGTGTGCATAAGGCAGGACAGAAGTATCCAGAGTGGAAGCAGCAGAACAAACCTAACCAGAAGCCCTGGCTGCACCCAGAGCAGAGCAGCCTGCCCACAATGAACCCTGCTGAGCTTTCAATACAGAGGGCCGACTCGCTGGAAAATGTGGATGAAACCTTCAAGAAGGACGCTCAAGAAAACGAGGACAGCAGCTAA